In Megalobrama amblycephala isolate DHTTF-2021 linkage group LG10, ASM1881202v1, whole genome shotgun sequence, one DNA window encodes the following:
- the LOC125277276 gene encoding uncharacterized protein LOC125277276 isoform X1, protein MKVTSITRLVLGSILVIFSKLTLLNTALSLSLSDESVDRPRTARGNLLVRDPFTNTPDLTRQRSVPVLWIRGQAPARSAPGQDYLTEFNRLPDVSVTCSSNGFLLRVKKSFYGFSAVAEELTLGETCKSNAVLEPHEDLLFNYALTDCQGEKQVLPDYVVYKFVLRYVPLSHRNPFLYHRVNVGVECRYKRNHHVHSLMINPTLRTPLRKIIRSRSGDFRIQLMDDYWSSPVRSAVYLLGQNVNVQISTRHHYPGIKLFINSCYVATVNTLSQANKYSIIDNYGCFRESRINPGASRFRFSRADNVVQFSFGAFQFIEAPDAQVSLHCEVSVSSGGPSPMQKSCFYRHPDKRWISVFGQDSVCDCCDSVCNQTKTKRIIYEGFVSSDQVLFSDTSMASSSLNSTLKAHSNDDTIWFEAKLAKEPQRSYTHEDFVASVTLISSEEAHDKRQPSHTSTVELIEEERKEMVEEKHGDVEILMAVSKSFVGSERPDLDSTEQFDVESLGWAGNGKMQDMSYWPKTVQRMGSSMKKSVMMVNETMEQRSKINDSALGDRKLHDVFLPSFISEEKNKEDVNSYENKKEGLDFLLIDVSSNDEEIPAGSDELVEHGIVRKLDLMQDSDDDYFSEGV, encoded by the exons ATGAAAGTGACCAGCATTACTCGCCTAGTTCTAGGTTCGATTCTTGTCATTTTCTCCAAACTAACATTGCTAAATACTGCCTTATCTTTATCTTTATCAGATGAGAGCGTCGATCGCCCTCGAACAGCACGCGGGAATCTTCTAGTGCGCGATCCGTTCACAAACACGCCAGATTTGACGCGCCAGAGATCGGTGCCTGTCCTGTGGATTCGTGGCCAAGCACCTGCGAGGAGCGCACCTGGCCAAGATTACCTAACCGAATTCAACCGCCTCCCGGACGTGTCGGTGACTTGCTCGAGCAACGGTTTCTTGTTAAGGGTGAAGAAGAGTTTCTACGGTTTCTCGGCCGTCGCAGAGGAGCTGACGCTCGGAGAAACCTGCAAAAGTAACGCGGTCCTGGAGCCGCATGAAGATTTGCTCTTCAATTACGCGCTCACGGACTGTCAGGGTGAAAAACAG GTGCTTCCTGATTACGTAGTTTACAAGTTTGTCCTTCGCTACGTGCCACTGTCACACCGAAACCCGTTCCTTTATCACAGAGTGAATGTGGGGGTGGAGTGTCGCTATAAAAG GAACCATCATGTGCACAGTCTTATGATAAACCCGACATTGAGGACACCATTGCGCAAAATCATAAGGAGCAGATCTGGTGACTTTCGGATTCAGCTGATGGACg ACTACTGGTCTTCTCCAGTCAGGTCTGCTGTGTACCTGCTGGGACAGAATGTGAATGTGCAGATTTCCACTCGACACCATTATCCTGGGATCAAGCTTTTTATCAACAGCTGTTATGTGGCTACCGTTAACACTTTGAGTCAAGCCAACAAATACAGCATCATAGACAATTACGG GTGTTTTCGGGAAAGCCGGATAAATCCAGGTGCTTCAAGATTCAGATTCTCCAGGGCAGACAATGTTGTTCAGTTCTCTTTTGGTGCTTTCCAATTTATTGAGGCTCCAGATGCCCAG GTCTCACTCCATTGTGAGGTCTCTGTGTCCAGTGGAGGCCCTAGTCCAATGCAGAAGTCATGTTTTTACAGGCACCCAGACAAAAG ATGGATCTCTGTGTTTGGGCAAGATTCTGTCTGTGACTGCTGTGACTCTGTCTGCAATCAGACTAAAACCAAACGAATAATTTATGAAG GGTTCGTAAGCAGTGATCAAGTACTCTTCTCTGACACATCTATGGCTTCCTCATCTTTAAACTCCACTCTCAAGGCTCATAGTAATGATGACACCATCTGGTTTGAAGCCAAACTGGCCAAAGAGCCCCAGAGGTCCTACACCCATGAGGACTTTGTTGCCTCTGTTACCCTGATATCTTCTGAAGAGGCCCATGATAAGAGACAGCCATCTCACACCAGCACAGTGGAACTCATAGAGGAGGAAAGGAAAGAGATGGTTGAAGAGAAACATGGGGATGTGGAGATTTTGATGGCTGTCAGTAAGAGCTTTGTGGGATCTGAAAGGCCAGATTTAGACTCCACGGAGCAGTTTGATGTTGAATCCTTGGGCTGGGCTGGAAACGGGAAGATGCAGGATATGAGTTATTGGCCAAAGACAGTTCAGAGAATGGGAAGCTCCATGAAGAAATCAGTTATGATGGTCAATGAAACTATGGAGCAGCGTTCCAAAATAAATGATTCCGCATTGGGTGACCGGAAACTCCATGATGTGTTTCTGCCATCCTTTATCTCAGAGGAAAAGAATAAGGAAGATGTAAattcatatgaaaataaaaaggaaggTTTGGATTTCCTGTTAATTGACGTCTCTTCAAACGATGAAGAAATTCCAGCTGGATCTGATGAGCTGGTGGAGCATGGTATTGTTAGAAAACTGGATCTTATGCAAGACTCAGATGATGATTATTTTTCAGAAGGGGTGTGA
- the LOC125277279 gene encoding CD276 antigen-like has protein sequence MNLKAFCLSLLLFEVSCFSEFEITVPRDPVTGFYGEALILPCTFPVDSWDLSSTVITWQRGLDVAHSFYYSRDQLDRQNPHYVNRTSLFIQEMAGGNASLKLDRVTLQDSGVYTCSISTNTGSQKKSFRVDIAAFYSEPRLQFSMLTDGVNLLVTSDGGYPSPTLQWLMENSDITNQTQTHIMKDTQTGLYIVSSWINLTEVTNSSLTFILNNKPLGQDIRREIQLYSDKSESQGESVYRCHGCFILIPVILLLLIIIMGLLFVFITSRRREQTKLNGFTNMGLKSETKILNGKCQQCPGA, from the exons CTGAGTTTGAGATAACTGTGCCCAGAGATCCTGTCACTGGGTTTTACGGAGAGGCGCTGATCCTCCCCTGCACCTTCCCTGTGGACTCGTGGGATCTGAGTAGCACCGTTATCACCTGGCAGCGCGGGCTGGACGTTGCTCACAGCTTCTACTACAGTCGGGACCAGCTCGACCGTCAGAATCCTCATTATGTGAACCGCACCAGCCTGTTCATCCAGGAGATGGCAGGAGGAAACGCATCACTCAAACTGGACAGAGTCACTCTGCAGGACTCTGGTGTGTACACCTGCTCCATCAGCACCAACACTGGCAGCCAGAAGAAGAGCTTTAGAGTCGATATTGCAG CGTTCTACTCTGAACCTCGTCTGCAGTTCTCCATGTTAACTGATGGAGTCAACCTGCTAGTGACGTCAGATGGGGGTTACCCTTCTCCTACACTGCAGTGGCTGATGGAAAACTCAGACATCACTAaccagacacaaacacacatcatGAAGGACACACAAACTGGACTTTATATTGTGTCTAGTTGGATAAATCTCACTGAAGTCACAAACTCCTCTCTGACGTTCATACTGAACAACAAACCTCTGGGTCAAGACATCAGGAGAGAGATCCAGCTGTACTCAG ATAAGAGCGAGAGTCAAGGAGAGTCAGTGTACAGATGCCACGGATGCTTCATATTGATCCCTGTtattctgctgctgctgatcaTCATAATGGGTTTATTGTTTGTGTTCATTACAAGCAGAAGAAGAGAACAGACCAAACTAAATGGCTTTACTAATATGGGACTCAAGTCTGAAACCAAAATCCTAAATGGAAAATGTCAGCAGTGTCCAGGAGCATAA
- the LOC125277276 gene encoding uncharacterized protein LOC125277276 isoform X2, producing MKICSSITRSRTVRVKNRNHHVHSLMINPTLRTPLRKIIRSRSGDFRIQLMDDYWSSPVRSAVYLLGQNVNVQISTRHHYPGIKLFINSCYVATVNTLSQANKYSIIDNYGCFRESRINPGASRFRFSRADNVVQFSFGAFQFIEAPDAQVSLHCEVSVSSGGPSPMQKSCFYRHPDKRWISVFGQDSVCDCCDSVCNQTKTKRIIYEGFVSSDQVLFSDTSMASSSLNSTLKAHSNDDTIWFEAKLAKEPQRSYTHEDFVASVTLISSEEAHDKRQPSHTSTVELIEEERKEMVEEKHGDVEILMAVSKSFVGSERPDLDSTEQFDVESLGWAGNGKMQDMSYWPKTVQRMGSSMKKSVMMVNETMEQRSKINDSALGDRKLHDVFLPSFISEEKNKEDVNSYENKKEGLDFLLIDVSSNDEEIPAGSDELVEHGIVRKLDLMQDSDDDYFSEGV from the exons ATGAAGATTTGCTCTTCAATTACGCGCTCACGGACTGTCAGGGTGAAAAACAG GAACCATCATGTGCACAGTCTTATGATAAACCCGACATTGAGGACACCATTGCGCAAAATCATAAGGAGCAGATCTGGTGACTTTCGGATTCAGCTGATGGACg ACTACTGGTCTTCTCCAGTCAGGTCTGCTGTGTACCTGCTGGGACAGAATGTGAATGTGCAGATTTCCACTCGACACCATTATCCTGGGATCAAGCTTTTTATCAACAGCTGTTATGTGGCTACCGTTAACACTTTGAGTCAAGCCAACAAATACAGCATCATAGACAATTACGG GTGTTTTCGGGAAAGCCGGATAAATCCAGGTGCTTCAAGATTCAGATTCTCCAGGGCAGACAATGTTGTTCAGTTCTCTTTTGGTGCTTTCCAATTTATTGAGGCTCCAGATGCCCAG GTCTCACTCCATTGTGAGGTCTCTGTGTCCAGTGGAGGCCCTAGTCCAATGCAGAAGTCATGTTTTTACAGGCACCCAGACAAAAG ATGGATCTCTGTGTTTGGGCAAGATTCTGTCTGTGACTGCTGTGACTCTGTCTGCAATCAGACTAAAACCAAACGAATAATTTATGAAG GGTTCGTAAGCAGTGATCAAGTACTCTTCTCTGACACATCTATGGCTTCCTCATCTTTAAACTCCACTCTCAAGGCTCATAGTAATGATGACACCATCTGGTTTGAAGCCAAACTGGCCAAAGAGCCCCAGAGGTCCTACACCCATGAGGACTTTGTTGCCTCTGTTACCCTGATATCTTCTGAAGAGGCCCATGATAAGAGACAGCCATCTCACACCAGCACAGTGGAACTCATAGAGGAGGAAAGGAAAGAGATGGTTGAAGAGAAACATGGGGATGTGGAGATTTTGATGGCTGTCAGTAAGAGCTTTGTGGGATCTGAAAGGCCAGATTTAGACTCCACGGAGCAGTTTGATGTTGAATCCTTGGGCTGGGCTGGAAACGGGAAGATGCAGGATATGAGTTATTGGCCAAAGACAGTTCAGAGAATGGGAAGCTCCATGAAGAAATCAGTTATGATGGTCAATGAAACTATGGAGCAGCGTTCCAAAATAAATGATTCCGCATTGGGTGACCGGAAACTCCATGATGTGTTTCTGCCATCCTTTATCTCAGAGGAAAAGAATAAGGAAGATGTAAattcatatgaaaataaaaaggaaggTTTGGATTTCCTGTTAATTGACGTCTCTTCAAACGATGAAGAAATTCCAGCTGGATCTGATGAGCTGGTGGAGCATGGTATTGTTAGAAAACTGGATCTTATGCAAGACTCAGATGATGATTATTTTTCAGAAGGGGTGTGA